The Vigna radiata var. radiata cultivar VC1973A chromosome 6, Vradiata_ver6, whole genome shotgun sequence DNA segment AGCAAGAGCATTGCAAGTTAGCTCCTACTGGTCAACGATGGAGGACGATTCCTAGGTCTTCGTGCAAAAGTGCAAAATTTGTGAGGAGCAAAGCAATAACATTAAGGTGTTGCCGTTTGAGCTACACAACATTATATCTTCCTGGTCGTTCGCTTAGTGGGGGATGGATATAGTTGGTCCCTTCCTGACCAGTAGATCACAAAAGAAGTTCTTGCTGGTCGTCATCGATTACTTTACAAAGTGCGTGGAGGTAATGCCATCAATGACCATCACAACGTAAAAGGTGCAAAAAGTTGTACGGAAAATCATATGTTGTTTTGGTCTCCTCTAGACTATCATAACCAATAACAACAACCCTTTCATTGACAAGAAATTAGCTGAGTTCTATAAGAACTTGGGCATCATACATATAGCTAGCTTAGTCGAACACTCATAAACGAATAGTTAAGCTGAAGTGATTTACAAAATCATCATGGTCGAACTCAAGCGACGTTTGGGGGACCCAAAAGGAGTATGAGTGGATGAACTACCCAAGGTTTTGTGGGCATGTCGTTGTTTGCCACTCAATATGACTGGAGAAACTCTATTTAACCTCACGTATGGTACTAATGCCATGTTTGCCATGTTTCACATAGAGGTTGGCAAACCCTCGCTCCGAAGACAGGTAGAGGACATAAATCTCAATGAAGCCTATCTTAAAATGGAATTGGACACCTTCCAAGAAAGGAGAGAAGCAACAACTGTGCGACCATAAGCATATAAGAGAGTGGTTGCTCGAAGATACAACACGAAGGTTTGACCTAGAGGTTTCAATGAAAGAGACTCAATATGGAGAAATACGTGTGATCCACGCAAGAAACCAACATGCGAAAAGCTCATGCCCAACTGGTAAGGACTGTTTAGAGTAGCAAAAGACCTAAAGAATATTGTTACTAGTTGGAACACCCAAGTACGAAGACTGTGCCCAAAAATGTTGAAAGATATCTTACTGAACACACTCTTGAACTCAACTTTGTGCTAAACGAAATTTTCATCCAATGATGAAACTGTCATGGAACACTTGGTTTCTCGCTAGAATGCTGAAACGATCAAAACCTTTTTTAACATAAGAAAACCCAACTGACACCCATCCACCTGTTGCGATAGCCTCGGGTAGTTAATTCAGATATTTCCGTTAATCTCATTGAGTATAATTAAGTTTTCGGTTCAATGTTGATTTCTTGTTACATTTAGTGTTTTACAATTTTAGTAGCACTGCGTTAGACTAGCTTATTAGTTCAAAACACCAACATTTGTACCAATGTACTATCCATTATATTAGTTTCACATACATACACGTTTGCCTTTGGTTGTTTCCTGCATCTCAACTTTGCAATTATGGTTTGTATATGcgattttgttgttttgatgtTATATATTTGTTCTAAATATGTGTTTTTAGTATTATTGGTACTagaaacatgtttatattaattGCATTGTAAAATCTACATGGTGTTTTCTTGTAGACATTTTATCCAACAGTTTGTATTTTAGCATTTTTGCATCTTTTCATTGATGTTTAAAGTTCGTATTACCTTAAATATAAccttcttaatatatataatctatgaATTCATGCATCATTTTTCATGCATTAAAATAGAAATTCGAATAGAAAAGTTAGTTTTCTTAGTTCAAGTTCATGAAGTCACTAGTAAATTTAGGATAATTTTAACTATACATATTCATACACCATTTGCATACATTTTTAGAATCATTTTAGGTTCGTTTTGACTGTAGTTTATGTTTTTCCCACAACTGCACTCTAAACTCGAATGTCACACTTTTACACCAACTTTCacgaagttttttttttttttttggattttgattTCTTGAGTAACTTCCTCCTACATtaggagaaaacaaaatttttaattaaacctaCGCTATTAAGTGCTTGACATCAGCATAAGCCAATACAcacacttattttttattttaaatatatattttcttaaccaACGCTAATGTAtatcttattaatattaaattaattattattgtgtcTTTTTCTATCCACAatgtcttatttatttattaattcatttttttcatattatttatataacgTCAGCATAGCACACACATAAATGCATGCACTCATAATACACATGCACATATACATGAACTCAAACGCATGATGTCCACACAACTCACACATCTCCACAGACAGAGACATACACAATTTACTTATGAGACTATATTcaattcttataaatatttcaaatacagACAACATCCAATTCTTATAAAAATGTCAAGTTCAGACTAAAAGCAAATCTTACAAAATTTTCAAGTTCCACTAACTACTTAGGAATATGAGTTGATTGTTTGACCCTCTGTCACTGTTTCATCTGGATATAGAATAGGTTTTGGGGGTATTTCCAAGTCTTCAATGTCTCCTTCAAGCATTTTCACCACTCTATTCATTGAAGGACGATCGTCTGGTTTCAATTGTATACACCATAAGGCCACTATGATCATCTTCTTTACtatctttttttcatcttctgtCATATCTtccatttcaatattttcctcttctcttaTGTGATCATAAATCCAAAGAGGAAAGTAAAGTTGACTTGAGTGTTGTGCATGCGGATTTAGATTCTTCCTTTTGCTTGCCATCTCCATCAAAAGCATTCCAAAGCTATAAACATCAGCCTTATTGGATATTCCTCcaatgttattataaaataattccgGAGCCATATATCCAATGGTTCCTCTTGCTGCTGTCATGGTGACAATgctattatttattgaatataacTTTGCCAATCCAAAGTCCGAGATCTTTGGGAGGAAGTTTTCATCTAGTAGGATGTTGTGAGGTTTTATATCAAAATGCAAAATCTTCATCTCACACCCATGGTGGAGATAAGCAATCCCACGAGCCACTCCaattgatatattatatattttttcataggTTAAATTTACACTTctaccttttgaaaaaataaacttatcgAGAGATCCATTTGACATGAATTCATACACGAGATAATGCTTTGAACCACGAACACAAAACCCAATTAACTGTACCACATTTTGATGATGTATTTTTCCAATGGTTGCAACTTCATTGATAAAATCTTGTCCATTCCCTTTAGATTTACCTAATGTTTTGATTGCCACATAAGATCCACTGCGTAACTTTCCCTTAAAGACATAGCCAAATCCTCCTTCACCTAACTTCTCTTTAAAACCTCCAGCCATCTTCTTAATATCACTAAATGAGTATCGAATAGGTGCGAAATTATTTTGTCCAagataattttcaatattttgataCATTGATGCATGTCTTTTCTTCCATTTACATACCAAAAGCAAAACAATCACCACCACCAATATCAAAGCTCTTAAAATCAAAGTCCATGCAATATAGCTGAGTATGCTAGATACTGCGAGAAAATTTTGCTTGAGTGAATAAATATCAAGGTAAAGAATCATTTGATTTTCACTGTTAACGTAAATACAATAAGGTATATGTTAAAGTAAAAGATTACTTTGGTCCTTACAAATTAACGCTATACACATCCATTTAGAAAGTAACGTCGCAATGATAGGTTTTCTTTACAAGAGGGATGTAGGAAGAGAATTTTCAGCACTCAAAGTAAAAGTCAATCACATAAggaacatttttaaaaattgtttctaAAACTAAGTATATCCTTAGAGCTGTCAAAAGGGGTAATTCGACTCGACTCGACTCGGCCCGACCTACCATGAGTTGGTCACTAAGTGAGACAAcccaacctggctcatttatgggtgttgctccctacacctccccaagtgggacctgtacctccccattaatttaatttatttcaaaaatattttacacctccccactattttcttttattccaaaaataccctacacctccccattatccttaacattctttctctttctctttctacattaatagagcatttacatggctcattaatggagcatttatatgacttaaatttgaatatattttcttaaataagtttgattcaatcttattttggttgttaaatatatttttttcttttcaaataacttaataaatggtaaaaatttgttctaaatttatagaaaaatgtttatatacatgtatttttttttacatatattatctataatttttaacattatattatgttttaactcaccgacatgtttgactcaaataacttgaataaaatatttaatttattagataaataatataaaaatattattaaatacttataatataaaaaaaaattatttgttaaagatttagaatttatttagttctttcgtcattataaagttagtatata contains these protein-coding regions:
- the LOC106764276 gene encoding rust resistance kinase Lr10-like: MWRETTLLVVLLLLVHKSHACHPSSCGKITHISYPFRLRGDPEYCGDERYELGCENNVTVLYLNSEQFHVQAINYDNYTVRVVDPALQHHNCSSLPLRSLSRSNFSDTYTHRMGPYQAGLDPDRNWESLSFEHIVFLNCKHSVRDNSKYVESGECVKWDSKGYAYAVTGDLKAEDLEVGCDVKLVAPTSLRTMNNHSYAAIHRTLAYGFEISWTKLACQNLCLLNRFCYFDSSKKKLRCGTGILDILLGVSSILSYIAWTLILRALILVVVIVLLLVCKWKKRHASMYQNIENYLGQNNFAPIRYSFSDIKKMAGGFKEKLGEGGFGYVFKGKLRSGSYVAIKTLGKSKGNGQDFINEVATIGKIHHQNVVQLIGFCVRGSKHYLVYEFMSNGSLDKFIFSKGRSVNLTYEKIYNISIGVARGIAYLHHGCEMKILHFDIKPHNILLDENFLPKISDFGLAKLYSINNSIVTMTAARGTIGYMAPELFYNNIGGISNKADVYSFGMLLMEMASKRKNLNPHAQHSSQLYFPLWIYDHIREEENIEMEDMTEDEKKIVKKMIIVALWCIQLKPDDRPSMNRVVKMLEGDIEDLEIPPKPILYPDETVTEGQTINSYS